A stretch of Saccharomyces cerevisiae S288C chromosome IV, complete sequence DNA encodes these proteins:
- the HEM13 gene encoding coproporphyrinogen oxidase (Coproporphyrinogen III oxidase; oxygen-requiring enzyme that catalyzes sixth step in heme biosynthetic pathway; transcription is repressed by oxygen and heme (via Rox1p and Hap1p); human homolog CPOX can complement yeast mutant and allow growth of haploid null after sporulation of a heterozygous diploid), whose translation MPAPQDPRNLPIRQQMEALIRRKQAEITQGLESIDTVKFHADTWTRGNDGGGGTSMVIQDGTTFEKGGVNVSVVYGQLSPAAVSAMKADHKNLRLPEDPKTGLPVTDGVKFFACGLSMVIHPVNPHAPTTHLNYRYFETWNQDGTPQTWWFGGGADLTPSYLYEEDGQLFHQLHKDALDKHDTALYPRFKKWCDEYFYITHRKETRGIGGIFFDDYDERDPQEILKMVEDCFDAFLPSYLTIVKRRKDMPYTKEEQQWQAIRRGRYVEFNLIYDRGTQFGLRTPGSRVESILMSLPEHASWLYNHHPAPGSREAKLLEVTTKPREWVK comes from the coding sequence ATGCCTGCCCCTCAAGATCCAAGGAATCTTCCAATTAGACAACAAATGGAAGCTCTTATCCGTCGCAAACAAGCTGAAATCACGCAAGGTTTGGAATCCATCGATACTGTTAAGTTCCACGCTGATACTTGGACCCGTGGTAACGatggtggtggtggtacCTCTATGGTTATCCAAGACGGTACAACTTTCGAAAAAGGTGGTGTTAATGTCTCCGTTGTTTATGGTCAATTGAGCCCAGCGGCCGTTTCAGCCATGAAAGCTGATCATAAGAATCTGCGTCTACCAGAAGATCCAAAGACTGGTTTGCCAGTTACCGACGGTGTCAAGTTCTTCGCTTGTGGTTTAAGTATGGTCATTCATCCCGTTAACCCACACGCTCCAACCACGCACTTAAACTACCGTTACTTCGAAACTTGGAACCAAGATGGGACCCCACAAACTTGGTGGTTTGGTGGTGGTGCTGATTTGACACCTTCTTACTTATACGAAGAAGACGGTCAATTATTCCACCAACTGCACAAGGATGCCTTGGACAAGCACGACACTGCTTTGTACCCACGTTTCAAGAAATGGTGTGATGAGTACTTCTACATTACCCACCGTAAGGAAACACGTGGTATTGGTGGTATATTCTTTGACGATTATGATGAACGTGACCCACAAGAAATATTGAAGATGGTTGAAGACTGTTTCGATGCTTTCTTGCCATCCTACTTGACTATCGtcaagagaagaaaagatatGCCATATACAAAGGAAGAACAACAATGGCAGGCCATTAGACGTGGTAGATACGTTGAATTCAACTTAATCTACGATAGAGGTACCCAATTCGGTTTGAGAACCCCAGGCTCTAGAGTTGAGTCAATTTTGATGAGTTTGCCTGAACATGCTTCATGGTTATACAACCACCACCCTGCTCCTGGTTCCAGAGAAGCTAAATTACTAGAAGTTACCACCAAACCAAGAGAGTGGGTTAAATAA
- the HEM12 gene encoding uroporphyrinogen decarboxylase HEM12 (Uroporphyrinogen decarboxylase; catalyzes the fifth step in the heme biosynthetic pathway; localizes to both the cytoplasm and nucleus; a hem12 mutant has phenotypes similar to patients with porphyria cutanea tarda), which produces MGNFPAPKNDLILRAAKGEKVERPPCWIMRQAGRYLPEYHEVKNNRDFFQTCRDAEIASEITIQPVRRYRGLIDAAIIFSDILVIPQAMGMRVEMLEGKGPHFPEPLRNPEDLQTVLDYKVDVLKELDWAFKAITMTRIKLDGEVPLFGFCGGPWTLMVYMTEGGGSRLFRFAKQWINMYPELSHKLLQKITDVAVEFLSQQVVAGAQILQVFESWGGELSSVDFDEFSLPYLRQIAERVPKRLQELGIMEQIPMIVFAKGSWYALDKLCCSGFDVVSLDWSWDPREAVKINKNRVTLQGNLDPGVMYGSKEVITKKVKQMIEAFGGGKSRYIVNFGHGTHPFMDPDVIKFFLEECHRIGSK; this is translated from the coding sequence ATGGGTAACTTTCCAGCTCCAAAAAACGATTTGATATTGAGAGCCGCAAAGGGTGAAAAAGTCGAGAGACCGCCATGCTGGATAATGCGCCAGGCAGGTCGTTACCTGCCGGAATATCACGAGGTGAAAAACAATCGTGATTTCTTTCAAACTTGCAGGGATGCGGAAATTGCTTCTGAGATTACTATCCAGCCGGTAAGACGCTATAGAGGCCTCATTGATGCTGCTATTATTTTTAGTGATATCTTAGTTATTCCGCAAGCCATGGGTATGAGGGTCGAGATGCTCGAAGGTAAAGGTCCACATTTCCCAGAACCTTTAAGAAATCCGGAAGACCTCCAAACGGTATTAGACTACAAGGTTGATGTTTTGAAAGAGTTAGATTGGGCTTTCAAGGCAATCACCATGACAAGGATCAAGTTGGATGGTGAGGTTCCCTTATTTGGCTTTTGCGGGGGACCTTGGACTCTAATGGTTTATATGACGGAAGGCGGTGGATCCCGTCTTTTCAGATTTGCCAAACAATGGATTAACATGTATCCAGAGCTTTCTCACAAattattacaaaaaatcaCTGATGTGGCCGTGGAGTTTCTGAGTCAGCAAGTCGTGGCGGGTGCTCAAATACTAcaagtttttgaaagttgGGGTGGTGAGCTTTCGTCTGTAGATTTTGATGAGTTTTCCCTACCATATTTAAGACAAATTGCCGAAAGAGTGCCTAAAAGATTGCAAGAATTAGGTATCATGGAACAGATTCCTATGATCGTTTTTGCGAAAGGGTCGTGGTATGCTTTGGACAAGCTATGCTGTTCAGGATTTGACGTTGTTTCGTTGGACTGGTCCTGGGACCCAAGAGAAGCggtaaaaataaacaagaaCCGTGTCACCTTGCAGGGCAACCTGGATCCTGGCGTCATGTATGGTTCTAAAGAGGTAATAACAAAGAAAGTTAAACAGATGATTGAGGCTTTTGGAGGTGGGAAGTCCCGCTACATTGTTAATTTCGGTCACGGTACCCACCCTTTCATGGATCCAGACGTCATCAAGTTTTTCTTGGAGGAGTGCCACAGAATTGGTTCGAAGTAA
- the BAP3 gene encoding amino acid transporter BAP3 (Amino acid permease; involved in uptake of cysteine, leucine, isoleucine and valine; BAP3 has a paralog, BAP2, that arose from the whole genome duplication): MSDPIVTSSKMEKSAEFEVTDSALYNNFNTSTTASLTPEIKEHSEESRNGLVHRFVDSFRRAESQRLEEDNDLEDGTKSMKSNNHLKKSMKSRHVVMMSLGTGIGTGLLVANAKGLSLAGPGSLVIGYVMVSFVTYFMVQAAGEMGVTYPTLPGNFNAYNSIFISKSFGFATTWLFCIQWLTVLPLELITSSMTVKYWNDTINADVFIVIFYVFLLFIHFFGVKAYGETEFIFNSCKILMVAGFIILSVVINCGGAGVDGYIGGKYWRDPGSFAEGSGATRFKGICYILVSAYFSFGGIELFVLSINEQSNPRKSTPVAAKRSVYRILIIYLLTMILIGFNVPHNNDQLMGSGGSATHASPYVLAASIHKVRVIPHIINAVILISVISVANSALYAAPRLMCSLAQQGYAPKFLNYIDREGRPLRALVVCSLVGVVGFVACSPQEEQAFTWLAAIAGLSELFTWSGIMLSHIRFRKAMKVQGRSLDEVGYKANTGIWGSYYGVFFNMLVFMAQFWVALSPIGNGGKCDAQAFFESYLAAPLWIFMYVGYMVYKRDFTFLNPLDKIDLDFHRRVYDPEIMRQEDEENKERLKNSSIFVRVYKFWC; this comes from the coding sequence ATGTCAGATCCTATAGTAACGTCTtccaaaatggaaaaaagtGCAGAGTTTGAAGTAACAGACTCTGCTTTATATAATAACTTCAATACATCAACAACAGCTTCACTAACTCCGGAGATTAAGGAACATTCTGAGGAATCTCGCAATGGGTTAGTTCACAGATTCGTCGACTCATTCAGAAGAGCCGAAAGCCAACGTTTAGAAGAAGACAATGACTTGGAGGATGGTACCAAATCGATGAAATCTAATAACCACTTAAAAAAGTCAATGAAATCTAGACATGTTGTAATGATGTCTTTAGGTACAGGGATAGGAACAGGTCTTCTAGTTGCCAACGCCAAAGGTTTGAGTCTTGCAGGCCCGGGGTCTTTAGTCATCGGTTACGTTATGGTGTCCTTCGTCACGTATTTTATGGTCCAAGCGGCTGGTGAGATGGGTGTCACTTATCCGACGCTTCCAGGTAACTTCAATGCATACAATTCAATCTTTATTTCAAAGTCGTTTGGGTTCGCGACCACTTGGTTATTTTGCATTCAGTGGTTAACTGTGCTACCGTTGGAATTGATTACTTCTTCCATGACCGTCAAGTACTGGAATGACACAATTAATGCTGATGTATTCATTGTCATTTTCTATGTGTTTTTATTGTTTATCCACTTTTTTGGTGTTAAGGCATACGGTGAAACGGAATTTATCTTCAATTCCTGTAAGATATTGATGGTTGCAGGATTCATTATTTTATCAGTCGTCATCAATTGTGGGGGAGCCGGTGTGGACGGCTATATTGGCGGCAAATATTGGCGCGACCCTGGTTCATTTGCAGAAGGCAGCGGTGCCACTCGTTTCAAAGGGATATGTTATATTCTAGTATCTGCATATTTCTCCTTCGGTGGTATTGAATTATTTGTTCTTTCCATCAATGAGCAGTCTAACCCTAGAAAATCCACTCCTGTAGCCGCGAAGAGAAGTGTATATCGTATTTTGATCATTTATTTGCTGACAATGATTCTAATTGGGTTCAATGTTCCTCACAATAACGATCAATTGATGGGTTCCGGTGGCTCCGCAACGCACGCTTCACCATATGTCTTGGCAGCCTCTATTCACAAGGTTAGGGTCATCCCCCATATCATTAATGCTGTTATTTTGATATCAGTCATCTCTGTTGCGAACTCTGCCCTTTATGCCGCACCGAGATTAATGTGTTCCTTGGCTCAACAGGGCTATgctccaaaatttttgaactaTATTGATAGGGAGGGAAGACCTTTAAGGGCCTTGGTAGTGTGCTCTCTTGTTGGTGTCGTTGGCTTCGTCGCCTGTTCTCCACAGGAAGAGCAAGCATTTACATGGTTGGCAGCCATTGCAGGTTTGAGTGAACTTTTCACATGGTCAGGCATTATGCTTTCACACATTCGATTCAGAAAAGCGATGAAAGTCCAAGGAAGATCACTTGATGAAGTCGGCTATAAGGCCAATACCGGTATATGGGGTTCATACTATGGggtttttttcaatatgcTTGTCTTTATGGCCCAATTTTGGGTCGCACTGTCTCCAATAGGAAATGGCGGAAAGTGTGATGCTCAGGCATTCTTCGAGAGTTATCTGGCTGCCCCGCTATGGATATTCATGTATGTTGGATACATGGTTTACAAAAGAGATTTTACCTTTTTAAACCCACTGGACAAGATCGACTTGGACTTTCATAGAAGAGTTTACGACCCTGAAATAATGAGGCAGGAGgacgaagaaaataaagaaaggTTAAAGAACTCTTCAATATTCGTCAGAGTCTACAAATTTTGGTGTTAG
- the RPC11 gene encoding DNA-directed RNA polymerase III core subunit RPC11 (RNA polymerase III subunit C11; mediates pol III RNA cleavage activity and is important for termination of transcription; homologous to TFIIS): MLSFCPSCNNMLLITSGDSGVYTLACRSCPYEFPIEGIEIYDRKKLPRKEVDDVLGGGWDNVDQTKTQCPNYDTCGGESAYFFQLQIRSADEPMTTFYKCVNCGHRWKEN; this comes from the coding sequence ATGCTTTCGTTTTGTCCTTCGTGTAACAATATGCTACTGATAACGAGTGGCGATAGTGGTGTATATACATTAGCATGCCGTTCATGTCCATATGAGTTTCCTATAGAGGGTATAGAAATCTATGATAGGAAGAAACTTCCAAGAAAGGAAGTTGATGATGTTCTTGGTGGTGGTTGGGACAATGTGGATCAAACCAAAACCCAATGTCCCAATTATGATACTTGTGGTGGTGAGAGTGCTTACTTTTTCCAACTACAAATTAGGTCAGCTGATGAGCCGATGACTACCTTTTATAAGTGTGTAAACTGTGGTCATAGATGGAAGGAAAATTAA
- the VMS1 gene encoding Vms1p (Peptidyl-tRNA hydrolase that releases stalled peptides from ribosomes, component of a Cdc48p-complex; involved in protein quality control; exhibits cytosolic and ER-membrane localization; contributes to ER-associated degradation (ERAD) of specific substrates at a step after their ubiquitination; translocates to mitochondria under oxidative stress and forms a complex with Cdc48p and Npl4p that is required for ubiquitin-mediated mitochondria-associated protein degradation (MAD)) — translation MNSQKASKMTGSLKKNDLYIFDLSEQLLNSLKLMSFDSTLREVEVEKTSDNDRNKESGDLQIARKKVTSNVMRCSVCQMSFDSRNEQKAHYQTDYHLMNVKRNLRGLDILSVEEFDALISKEHGIKSEDENSGGEQTSSDHEESEEASDRDPDLQTNNYMETIIENDLQKLGFQKDESDAISHINTQSPYIYFKSKYLQKNEVLAIYKSLFNKRSLSNPNEALTFWNSQENPMAISALFMVGGGHFAGAIVSHQRLNVKGNAHKKDETLIEQAVNFLEHKTFHRYTTRRKQGGSQSAMDNAKGKANSAGSALRRYNESALKTDIQGVLKDWEPYLSKCDNIFIRARNVSDKKIFTDNTVLNKGDERIKSFPFTTNRPTVLELKKAWCELSYLKILPKPEPLAVKETVQKLEVSNKKDEFKEKQEPLLEEIQTEEIISLLKKGRAPLLISFLKKNKLDGNFRLKPESKYSLTPTMLHYASQQGMKQMALILLSNIKCDPTIKNRLGRTAWDLNRNDDVRHAFQIARYNLGESFTNWDETHIGQPLSREQVDEINEKKKAIENEKAEKLIKLELEAAKEKQRFAKDAERGPGKKLTNIPSIQQQNLNSLTDEQRRRLMREQRARAAEERMKKKY, via the coding sequence ATGAATTCACAAAAGGCGAGTAAAATGACTGGCTCactaaaaaagaatgatctttatatttttgatttgtCTGAGCAACTTCTgaattcattgaaattgatgaGCTTTGACTCCACACTGCGAGAAGTTGAAGTAGAGAAGACATCTGATAATGATAGAAACAAGGAGTCTGGAGATCTCCAAATAGCAAGAAAGAAGGTCACATCAAATGTTATGCGTTGTAGTGTTTGTCAAATGAGCTTTGATTCCAGAAATGAACAAAAGGCCCACTACCAGACTGATTATCATTTGATGAATGTTAAGCGTAACCTTAGGGGGCTGGATATCCTATCCGTTGAGGAATTCGATGCGCTGATTTCTAAGGAGCATGGTATCAAGTCTGAAGACGAAAATTCTGGCGGCGAGCAAACTTCAAGCGATCACGAAGAAAGTGAGGAAGCCAGCGATCGGGACCCGGACCTACAAACTAATAATTATATGGAAACTATAATCGAAAATGATTTGCAGAAATTAGGGTTCCAAAAAGACGAGTCGGATGCTATTAGCCATATTAATACCCAATCGCCCTACATTTATTTCAAATCGAAGTATCTTCAAAAGAATGAGGTCTTGGCGATTTATAAGTCTCTATTTAATAAAAGGAGTCTTTCCAACCCCAATGAAGCTTTGACTTTTTGGAATTCGCAAGAGAACCCAATGGCCATTTCAGCTCTGTTTATGGTGGGAGGTGGACATTTTGCGGGAGCAATTGTTTCTCATCAAAGACTCAATGTCAAGGGGAACGCGCACAAGAAGGACGAAACCTTAATTGAGCAAGCGGTCAATTTCTTAGAGCACAAGACGTTTCACAGGTATACTACCAGAAGGAAGCAAGGTGGTTCTCAGTCAGCAATGGACAATGCAAAGGGAAAAGCTAACTCTGCCGGTTCAGCACTTCGTAGGTACAATGAAAGCGCTTTAAAAACAGATATACAGGGTGTGTTGAAGGACTGGGAACCTTATCTGTCAAAGTgtgataatatttttattcgaGCTCGCAATGTCagtgataaaaaaatttttactgATAATACCGTTCTGAACAAGGGTGATGAAAGGATAAAGAGCTTCCCTTTTACCACGAACAGGCCCACTGTAttagaattgaagaaggcATGGTGCGAACTTTCCTACCTGAAAATATTACCTAAGCCTGAACCATTGGCAGTGAAAGAAACAGTACAAAAGTTAGAAGTGTCGAACAAAAAGGACgaatttaaagaaaaacaagaaccGTTACTGGAAGAAATCCaaacagaagaaataatttcTCTGCTGAAGAAAGGAAGGGCACCGTTATTGATATCCTtcttaaaaaagaataagcTTGATGGAAACTTTCGGTTAAAGCCTGAGAGTAAATATTCCTTAACCCCTACCATGTTACATTATGCATCGCAGCAAGGGATGAAACAGATGGCACTGATTTTGCTCTCAAATATTAAATGCGATCCAACGATCAAGAACAGACTAGGAAGGACTGCGTGGGATTTGAATAGAAACGACGACGTGAGACACGCGTTTCAAATTGCAAGATACAATCTTGGAGAGTCTTTCACTAATTGGGACGAAACTCATATCGGTCAGCCATTGAGCAGAGAACAAGTTGATGAAatcaatgaaaagaaaaaagcaatAGAGAATGAAAAGGCAGAAAAACTGATTAAATTGGAATTAGAAGCCGCCaaggaaaaacaaagatTTGCTAAAGATGCAGAGAGGGGTCCAGGCAAAAAGTTAACCAATATTCCTTCAATTCAGCaacaaaatttgaattctttGACCGATGAACAGAGACGCAGATTGATGAGAGAACAAAGGGCTAGAGCCGCAGAAGaaaggatgaaaaagaaatactgA
- the DET1 gene encoding acid phosphatase DET1 (Acid phosphatase; involved in the non-vesicular transport of sterols in both directions between the endoplasmic reticulum and plasma membrane; deletion confers sensitivity to nickel), with amino-acid sequence MCEENVHVSEDVAGSHGSFTNARPRLIVLIRHGESESNKNKEVNGYIPNHLISLTKTGQIQARQAGIDLLRVLNVDDHNLVEDLAKKYIKDESSRRTLPLKDYTRLSREKDTNIVFYTSPYRRARETLKGILDVIDEYNELNSGVRICEDMRYDPHGKQKHAFWPRGLNNTGGVYENNEDNICEGKPGKCYLQYRVKDEPRIREQDFGNFQKINSMQDVMKKRSTYGHFFFRFPHGESAADVYDRVASFQETLFRHFHDRQERRPRDVVVLVTHGIYSRVFLMKWFRWTYEEFESFTNVPNGSVMVMELDESINRYVLRTVLPKWTDCEGDLTT; translated from the coding sequence atgtgTGAAGAGAATGTTCATGTTAGTGAAGATGTTGCTGGCAGTCACGGTTCTTTTACGAATGCCAGACCTAGGTTAATTGTACTAATAAGGCATGGGGAAAGCGAatcaaataaaaacaaGGAGGTCAATGGTTATATTCCTAACCATCTGATTTCTTTAACGAAAACAGGTCAAATCCAAGCTAGACAAGCTGGTATTGACTTATTACGTGTTTTAAACGTAGACGATCACAACTTGGTGGAGGATTTGGCTAAGAAGTATATTAAAGATGAAAGTAGCAGGAGAACTTTACCGCTGAAGGACTATACCAGGCTGAGTAGAGAAAAAGACACAAACATAGTTTTTTATACATCACCCTATAGAAGAGCAAGGGAAACATTGAAAGGTATTTTGGACGTCATCGATGAATATAATGAATTAAACAGTGGTGTTCGTATATGTGAAGATATGAGATATGATCCACATGGTAAACAGAAACATGCATTTTGGCCGAGAGGACTTAATAATACTGGTGGTGTTTacgaaaataatgaagataatATTTGTGAAGGGAAGCCTGGAAAATGTTATCTGCAATATCGGGTTAAGGATGAGCCAAGAATAAGGGAACAAGATTTTGgtaatttccaaaaaatcaatagCATGCAGGACGTtatgaagaagagatctaCGTATGgtcatttcttcttcagattCCCTCATGGAGAAAGTGCGGCAGATGTATATGACAGAGTCGCCAGTTTCCAAGAGACTTTATTCAGGCACTTCCATGATAGGCAAGAGAGAAGACCCAGAGATGTTGTTGTCCTAGTTACACATGGTATTTATTCCAGAGTATTCCTGATGAAATGGTTTAGATGGACATACGAAGAGTTTGAATCGTTTACCAATGTTCCTAACGGGAGCGTAATGGTGATGGAACTGGACGAATCCATCAATAGATACGTCCTGAGGACCGTGCTACCCAAATGGACTGATTGTGAGGGAGACCTAACTACATAG
- the TPI1 gene encoding triose-phosphate isomerase TPI1 (Triose phosphate isomerase, abundant glycolytic enzyme; mRNA half-life is regulated by iron availability; transcription is controlled by activators Reb1p, Gcr1p, and Rap1p through binding sites in the 5' non-coding region; inhibition of Tpi1p activity by PEP (phosphoenolpyruvate) stimulates redox metabolism in respiring cells; E104D mutation in human homolog TPI1 causes a rare autosomal disease; human TPI1 can complement yeast null mutant) encodes MARTFFVGGNFKLNGSKQSIKEIVERLNTASIPENVEVVICPPATYLDYSVSLVKKPQVTVGAQNAYLKASGAFTGENSVDQIKDVGAKWVILGHSERRSYFHEDDKFIADKTKFALGQGVGVILCIGETLEEKKAGKTLDVVERQLNAVLEEVKDWTNVVVAYEPVWAIGTGLAATPEDAQDIHASIRKFLASKLGDKAASELRILYGGSANGSNAVTFKDKADVDGFLVGGASLKPEFVDIINSRN; translated from the coding sequence ATGGCTAGAACTTTCTTTGTCGGTGGTAACTTTAAATTAAACGGTTCCAAACAATCCATTaaggaaattgttgaaaGATTGAACACTGCTTCTATCCCAGAAAATGTCGAAGTTGTTATCTGTCCTCCAGCTACCTACTTAGACTACTCTGTCTCTTTGGTTAAGAAGCCACAAGTCACTGTCGGTGCTCAAAACGCCTACTTGAAGGCTTCTGGTGCTTTCACCGGTGAAAACTCCGTTGACCAAATCAAGGATGTTGGTGCTAAGTGGGTTATTTTGGGTCACTCCGAAAGAAGATCTTACTTCCACGAAGATGACAAGTTCATTGCTGACAAGACCAAGTTCGCTTTAGGTCAAGGTGTCGGTGTCATCTTGTGTATCGGTGaaactttggaagaaaagaaggcCGGTAAGACTTTGGATGTTGTTGAAAGACAATTGAACGCTGTCTTGGAAGAAGTTAAGGACTGGACTAACGTCGTTGTCGCTTACGAACCAGTCTGGGCCATTGGTACCGGTTTGGCTGCTACTCCAGAAGATGCTCAAGATATTCACGCTTCCATCAGAAAGTTCTTGGCTTCCAAGTTGGGTGACAAGGCTGCCAGCGAATTGAGAATCTTATACGGTGGTTCCGCTAACGGTAGCAACGCCGTTACCTTCAAGGACAAGGCTGATGTCGATGGTTTCTTGGTCGGTGGTGCTTCTTTGAAGCCAGAATTTGTTGATATCATCAACTCTAGAAACTAA